Proteins encoded by one window of Alphaproteobacteria bacterium:
- a CDS encoding tetratricopeptide repeat protein — MSLSDAAPADAVLASALRAHQEGDLARAEDLYRQVLEAAPRHARALQYMGLLHEHRGDLDGAADIYTQALQVEPANVGIINRLATVRGQQKDYDGAEAQARLALEHRPDFAPAWTTLGNVFEARSRLAEAANAFRKALDFAPEDPNIHNNLGIALARQGLAADAERHYRRALELMPESVDALNNLGNLLSRQGKFSAALEVFHRAVDLAPDDAPLLINLGEALAEIGELQTAQDLFSRALALVPDDSAARLGLVTTLSRGDLQRYQPAIDRLLTTAYGWPDIGLAAVGPLTARHLRLKYGLPATPAEMRDIDIDDALLERLMGDRLLAAYLAAAVNADPALEVFLTALRRRLAAWDFAADGPDLRLAAAIARQCAANEYAFAFDDGEAERVGAWRRKLEAAADWGAPATQVALVKYGLYAPPSSLANREALAAVPNESWLAPLRPWLREEFHDRARDGALAAALPALTPIDDATSQAVAAQYEANPYPRWSSLTRQSPESPAAILRDLFPHFDPPALLRGPVEVLVAGAGTGQHPIAEAALVYRDSRVLAVDLSRASLGYAARRAQDLGVDNVEFAVADILELGALERRFDIVEAAGVLHHLEDPEAGWRVLAGLVRPGGVMMVALYSRRSRHHIAAARDAHDTGTAPADATALRDFRQKVIFDPDYAAYRGLLDSTDFYSLSGCRDLVFHVQEHSFSLPEIGAMLDRLGLDFIGLQHADPTVASRYRANFPDDATQTDLAGWDVFEERNPKAFAGMYHVWCRKPE, encoded by the coding sequence ATGAGCCTGTCCGACGCCGCGCCCGCCGACGCCGTGCTGGCGTCCGCCCTGCGGGCGCACCAGGAGGGCGACCTCGCCCGGGCGGAGGATCTCTATCGGCAGGTACTGGAGGCCGCGCCACGGCACGCGCGGGCGCTGCAATATATGGGCCTGCTGCACGAACATCGCGGCGACCTCGACGGGGCGGCGGATATCTACACCCAAGCCTTGCAGGTCGAGCCCGCCAATGTCGGTATCATCAACCGGCTGGCGACCGTCAGGGGTCAGCAGAAAGACTATGACGGCGCGGAGGCTCAGGCCCGGCTGGCGCTCGAGCACCGTCCCGATTTCGCTCCCGCCTGGACCACGCTCGGCAACGTGTTCGAGGCCCGCAGCCGGCTGGCCGAGGCGGCGAACGCCTTCCGCAAGGCGCTCGACTTCGCCCCCGAGGACCCGAATATCCACAACAATCTGGGTATCGCGCTGGCCCGACAGGGTCTCGCCGCGGACGCCGAGCGCCACTACCGCCGCGCCCTCGAGCTGATGCCGGAATCGGTCGATGCGCTCAACAACCTGGGCAATCTGCTGAGCCGCCAGGGCAAGTTCTCGGCCGCGCTCGAGGTCTTTCATCGCGCCGTCGATTTGGCGCCGGACGACGCCCCGTTGCTGATCAACCTCGGCGAGGCGCTGGCCGAGATCGGCGAGCTGCAGACCGCCCAAGACCTGTTCTCCCGGGCGCTGGCGCTCGTCCCCGACGATTCGGCGGCGCGTCTCGGCTTGGTCACGACCCTGTCCCGGGGTGACCTCCAGCGCTACCAACCGGCCATCGACCGGCTGCTGACCACCGCCTACGGCTGGCCCGATATCGGGTTGGCCGCCGTCGGCCCGTTGACCGCCCGCCACCTGCGGCTCAAATACGGCCTGCCGGCGACCCCGGCGGAGATGCGCGACATCGACATTGACGACGCCCTGTTGGAGCGCCTGATGGGCGACCGTTTGCTCGCCGCGTACCTGGCGGCGGCAGTCAATGCCGACCCGGCGTTGGAAGTGTTCCTGACCGCTCTTCGGCGGCGTCTCGCGGCATGGGATTTCGCCGCCGACGGGCCGGATTTGCGACTCGCCGCGGCCATCGCGCGGCAATGCGCGGCCAATGAATATGCCTTCGCTTTCGACGACGGCGAGGCGGAGCGGGTCGGCGCCTGGCGCCGCAAACTGGAAGCGGCCGCGGATTGGGGGGCGCCCGCGACCCAGGTGGCGTTGGTCAAGTATGGGCTCTATGCGCCGCCGTCATCGCTCGCCAATCGCGAGGCGCTGGCCGCGGTGCCGAACGAATCCTGGCTGGCGCCGCTCCGGCCCTGGCTCCGCGAGGAGTTCCACGATCGCGCCCGCGACGGGGCGCTGGCGGCCGCGCTTCCCGCCCTGACGCCGATCGACGACGCGACGTCGCAGGCGGTGGCGGCGCAATACGAGGCCAACCCCTACCCGCGCTGGTCGTCGCTGACCCGCCAATCGCCCGAGAGCCCGGCCGCCATCCTCCGCGACCTGTTCCCCCATTTCGACCCGCCGGCCTTGCTGCGCGGCCCGGTCGAGGTGCTGGTCGCCGGCGCCGGTACCGGCCAGCATCCGATCGCCGAGGCGGCGTTGGTCTATCGCGACAGCCGCGTGCTGGCGGTCGACCTCAGCCGCGCGAGCCTCGGCTATGCCGCGCGCCGGGCCCAGGATCTCGGCGTCGACAATGTCGAGTTCGCAGTCGCCGATATCCTCGAACTGGGCGCGCTCGAGCGCCGCTTCGACATCGTCGAGGCGGCCGGCGTGCTGCATCATCTCGAGGATCCCGAAGCCGGCTGGCGCGTGCTCGCCGGTCTGGTACGGCCCGGCGGCGTGATGATGGTGGCGCTCTACAGCCGGCGCTCGCGGCACCACATCGCCGCCGCCCGCGACGCCCACGATACCGGAACCGCGCCCGCCGACGCGACCGCCCTGCGCGACTTCCGCCAAAAGGTGATCTTCGATCCCGATTACGCCGCCTATCGCGGGCTTCTCGATTCGACGGATTTTTACAGCCTCAGCGGCTGCCGCGACCTCGTCTTCCATGTCCAGGAACACAGCTTCTCGCTGCCCGAGATCGGCGCCATGCTCGACCGGCTGGGCCTCGACTTCATCGGCCTGCAGCATGCCGACCCGACGGTCGCGTCGCGCTATCGCGCCAACTTTCCCGACGACGCGACGCAGACCGATCTCGCCGGCTGGGACGTCTTCGAGGAACGCAACCCGAAGGCCTTCGCCGGCATGTACCACGTCTGGTGCCGGAAGCCGGAATGA
- the msrB gene encoding peptide-methionine (R)-S-oxide reductase MsrB, producing the protein MSDKMEKSDKTEKSDSEWRAQLSPEQYHVCRRRGTERPFTGKHHDSKEPGIYVCVCCGNPLFHADTKFDSGTGWPSFYEAIHDQAVREEEDRALFMRRTEVLCSHCDAHLGHVFPDGPQPTGLRYCMNSVALDLDSDDT; encoded by the coding sequence ATGTCCGACAAGATGGAAAAGTCCGATAAAACCGAAAAGTCCGATTCCGAATGGCGGGCGCAGCTGTCGCCCGAGCAGTACCATGTCTGCCGGCGCAGGGGCACCGAGCGTCCGTTCACCGGCAAGCACCATGATTCCAAGGAACCCGGCATTTATGTCTGCGTTTGCTGCGGCAACCCATTGTTCCATGCCGACACCAAGTTCGACTCCGGCACCGGGTGGCCGAGCTTCTACGAAGCGATTCATGACCAGGCAGTGCGCGAGGAAGAGGATCGAGCCTTGTTCATGCGCCGGACCGAGGTTTTGTGCTCCCATTGCGACGCCCATCTCGGCCATGTCTTTCCGGACGGCCCGCAGCCGACGGGCTTGCGCTATTGCATGAACTCGGTCGCGCTCGATCTCGACAGCGACGACACATGA
- a CDS encoding DUF1272 domain-containing protein, with translation MALEMRAQCEKCETALPQDGAATICSYECTFCPGCAAAMDQTCPNCGGELVARPKRK, from the coding sequence ATGGCTCTGGAAATGCGCGCTCAATGCGAGAAATGCGAAACCGCCCTGCCGCAAGACGGCGCCGCCACCATCTGCAGCTACGAGTGCACCTTTTGCCCCGGCTGCGCGGCGGCGATGGATCAGACCTGCCCCAATTGCGGCGGCGAGCTGGTGGCAAGGCCGAAACGCAAATAA
- a CDS encoding DUF1326 domain-containing protein, with product MVHLDWKIRTVKLATCSCDYGCPCEFNAPPTRRPCEGFEASEIIEGHFGDMRLDRLRFGATFRWPGPLHEGGGTAQGIIDERADQAQREAIIKILSGEEQEPTTMFNIIGGTIAAEEDTLYLPIDMAWDMAARSGHIDIPGVAKGNFEPIRNPVTGKPHYAKITLNDGFEFHEAEMASADAEGTGEIKFNCAGRYAFLIDVSYGPHGIIA from the coding sequence ATGGTCCATCTGGATTGGAAGATTCGTACCGTCAAACTGGCGACCTGCAGCTGCGATTACGGCTGCCCGTGCGAGTTCAACGCGCCGCCGACACGGAGGCCCTGCGAGGGCTTCGAGGCTTCGGAGATCATCGAAGGTCATTTCGGCGACATGCGCCTGGACAGGCTCCGTTTCGGGGCGACCTTCCGCTGGCCCGGCCCGCTTCATGAAGGCGGCGGCACGGCGCAGGGAATCATCGACGAACGCGCCGACCAGGCGCAGCGCGAGGCGATCATCAAGATCCTGTCCGGGGAAGAACAGGAGCCGACGACCATGTTCAACATTATCGGCGGGACGATTGCAGCCGAGGAAGATACCCTTTATCTGCCGATCGACATGGCGTGGGACATGGCGGCGCGGTCTGGCCATATCGACATTCCGGGTGTGGCCAAGGGGAACTTCGAGCCGATCCGCAATCCGGTCACCGGCAAGCCCCACTACGCCAAGATCACGCTGAACGACGGCTTCGAATTCCACGAGGCGGAAATGGCGAGCGCCGACGCCGAAGGCACGGGCGAGATCAAATTCAACTGTGCCGGCCGCTACGCGTTCCTGATCGACGTCAGCTACGGCCCCCACGGCATCATCGCTTAG
- a CDS encoding glyoxylate/hydroxypyruvate reductase A codes for MTLLFKRDMTDPEPWLAALSRQIPECEIRVFPDLEPRGDIEYALVYDPPPGMLASLPNLKAIFSLWAGVDHLAGDSQLPPVPVIRMVELGMTASMTVHVVQQVLNLHTRAIDYRQYQAERRWKMLDPTAPWDRRVGFLGLGTLAQDAAEKLVGLRFDVAGWSRTPKQIEGIQCFHGEDGLAELLARTNILVCLLPLTDETGGILNKQLFAGLPRGATIVNCARGGHAVEADLLDALDSGQLSAAALDVFNEEPLPENHPFWVHPRIIVTPHIAAFSIPETAIESVAQNIARIENGESPLYVVDFDRGY; via the coding sequence ATGACACTCCTATTCAAGCGAGACATGACCGACCCGGAGCCGTGGCTGGCTGCCCTGTCCCGTCAGATCCCCGAATGCGAGATCCGGGTGTTCCCGGACCTCGAACCGCGCGGCGACATCGAATATGCCCTGGTCTATGACCCGCCGCCCGGAATGCTGGCGTCGCTGCCCAATCTGAAGGCGATCTTCTCGCTCTGGGCCGGGGTCGACCATCTCGCCGGCGATTCCCAATTGCCGCCGGTCCCGGTCATCCGCATGGTCGAACTCGGCATGACGGCGAGTATGACCGTCCATGTGGTGCAGCAAGTGCTCAACCTGCACACCCGGGCCATCGACTATCGCCAGTACCAGGCCGAGCGGCGCTGGAAGATGCTCGACCCGACGGCACCCTGGGACCGTCGCGTCGGTTTCCTCGGACTGGGCACCCTGGCCCAGGATGCCGCCGAGAAGCTGGTCGGTCTGCGGTTCGATGTCGCCGGCTGGTCGCGGACCCCGAAACAGATCGAAGGCATCCAATGCTTCCATGGCGAGGATGGCTTGGCCGAACTCCTGGCCCGCACCAACATCCTGGTATGCCTGCTGCCGCTCACTGACGAGACCGGCGGTATTCTGAACAAGCAACTCTTCGCGGGTCTGCCGCGTGGTGCCACGATCGTCAATTGCGCGCGCGGCGGCCATGCCGTCGAAGCCGACCTGCTCGACGCGCTCGACAGCGGCCAGCTCTCGGCCGCCGCCCTCGACGTGTTCAACGAGGAACCGCTGCCCGAGAATCATCCGTTTTGGGTCCATCCGAGAATCATCGTCACCCCACATATCGCGGCGTTCTCGATCCCGGAAACCGCGATCGAATCGGTGGCGCAAAACATCGCCCGCATCGAGAACGGCGAATCGCCGCTTTATGTCGTTGATTTCGATCGCGGATATTGA
- a CDS encoding cell wall hydrolase, which translates to MTGDLMKLFERAGPTGRTLLKGAAAALVVVILAGLVSLFRGETKIAALDDEIECLALNVYFEARSEDQRGQSAIAHLTLNRVDSPAFPDTVCGVVTQGQGGRHRCQFSWYCDGLHDSPANPAAWENAMRIARAARSARGNDPTRGAVYFHLRRVEPLWAEKLTRTVEIGDHLFYK; encoded by the coding sequence ATGACCGGCGATTTGATGAAGCTGTTCGAACGCGCCGGCCCGACCGGCCGGACGCTTCTCAAAGGGGCCGCCGCGGCGCTCGTCGTGGTTATTTTGGCCGGCTTGGTCAGCCTGTTCCGAGGGGAAACCAAGATCGCGGCGCTCGATGACGAAATCGAGTGCTTGGCGCTAAATGTTTATTTCGAGGCGCGCTCGGAGGACCAACGTGGCCAGAGCGCGATCGCCCATCTGACGCTCAACCGGGTCGATTCGCCGGCCTTCCCCGACACCGTGTGCGGCGTTGTCACGCAGGGTCAGGGCGGTCGACACCGATGCCAGTTCAGCTGGTATTGCGACGGCCTCCACGATAGCCCGGCGAACCCGGCGGCGTGGGAGAACGCAATGCGGATCGCGCGGGCGGCCCGAAGCGCGCGCGGCAATGACCCGACCCGAGGCGCGGTATATTTTCACTTACGGAGGGTCGAGCCGTTGTGGGCCGAGAAATTGACCCGGACGGTCGAGATCGGTGATCATCTCTTCTATAAATAG
- a CDS encoding iron-containing alcohol dehydrogenase, which yields MATITYLTKIQFDFGALGLLTDELAGLGATRPLIVTDAGLVATGLVDRVRDALPPGSDPPVFDGTPQNPTEAAVREGLSRYRKAGCDSIVGVGGGSSLDLAKGVRLLATHDGPLAQYALVEGGLARIRPDLPPLIAIPTTAGTGSEVGRSAVVIMDDGRKLGVVSPHMLPSVALCDPELTLALPPGLTAATGLDAIAHCIETFLSPAVNPPADAIALDGLHRAARHIETAVADGANRDARWNMMMAALEGAMAFQKGLGAVHAMSHPLGALPGLTLHHGTLNAVVMPAVLRFNAGHVGDKYDRLAEALGLAAGSDVADAIADLNRRLGIPTGLGEMGVRAEQLPPLAEQAMGDHCNPTNPRPATGDDYRVLFEACL from the coding sequence ATGGCCACCATCACCTATTTGACCAAAATCCAGTTCGATTTCGGCGCCCTCGGGCTGCTGACGGACGAGCTCGCCGGGCTGGGCGCGACGCGGCCGCTGATCGTCACCGACGCCGGCCTTGTCGCCACCGGTCTTGTCGACAGGGTACGGGACGCGCTGCCCCCTGGGAGCGACCCGCCGGTCTTCGATGGCACGCCGCAGAACCCGACCGAGGCAGCGGTCCGCGAGGGCCTGTCGCGCTACCGTAAGGCCGGCTGTGACAGCATCGTCGGCGTCGGCGGCGGTTCGTCGCTCGACCTCGCCAAGGGTGTGCGCCTGCTCGCCACCCATGACGGCCCGCTCGCCCAATACGCCTTAGTCGAGGGTGGGCTGGCCCGAATCCGGCCCGACCTGCCGCCGCTGATAGCGATCCCGACCACCGCCGGTACCGGCAGCGAGGTCGGTCGCAGCGCCGTCGTCATCATGGACGACGGCCGCAAGCTCGGCGTGGTCAGTCCGCATATGCTGCCCAGCGTGGCGCTCTGCGACCCCGAACTGACCCTCGCTCTGCCGCCCGGCCTGACGGCGGCGACCGGCCTCGACGCCATCGCCCACTGTATCGAAACCTTCCTGTCCCCGGCGGTCAACCCGCCGGCCGATGCCATCGCGCTCGACGGATTGCACCGCGCCGCCAGGCATATCGAAACCGCGGTCGCCGACGGCGCCAATCGCGACGCGCGGTGGAACATGATGATGGCCGCGCTCGAGGGTGCGATGGCGTTCCAGAAGGGTCTCGGGGCGGTCCACGCCATGTCCCATCCGCTCGGCGCCTTGCCCGGCCTGACGCTGCACCACGGCACCTTGAACGCGGTCGTCATGCCGGCCGTGCTGCGCTTCAACGCCGGCCATGTCGGCGACAAGTACGACCGCCTCGCCGAGGCGCTCGGACTCGCCGCCGGCAGCGACGTCGCCGATGCGATCGCCGACCTCAACCGGCGGCTCGGCATCCCGACCGGGCTCGGCGAGATGGGCGTCCGCGCGGAGCAGCTGCCGCCGCTTGCCGAGCAGGCGATGGGCGACCATTGCAACCCGACCAATCCGCGTCCGGCGACCGGCGATGACTACCGCGTTTTATTCGAGGCGTGCCTATAG
- a CDS encoding VOC family protein gives MTISIKNLDHVVLRVADIDRAVRFYCDVLGCSEERRLESIGLVQLRAGDSLIDLVPREPGEAAGPGNMDHFALRIDPFEAVAIGRHLERHGVKFGDVETRYGADGDGPSIYLDDLDGNVVELKGPAADRA, from the coding sequence ATGACGATCTCGATCAAGAACCTCGACCACGTCGTGCTGCGCGTGGCCGACATCGATCGTGCCGTCCGCTTCTATTGCGACGTGCTGGGATGCAGCGAGGAGCGCCGCCTCGAATCGATCGGCCTGGTCCAGCTCCGCGCCGGCGATTCACTGATCGATTTGGTACCCAGGGAACCGGGCGAGGCGGCGGGTCCGGGCAACATGGACCACTTCGCGCTGCGCATCGATCCCTTCGAGGCGGTGGCGATCGGTCGCCATCTTGAGCGTCACGGCGTTAAATTCGGCGACGTCGAGACGCGCTACGGCGCCGATGGCGACGGCCCGTCGATCTATCTCGACGATCTGGACGGCAATGTCGTCGAACTCAAGGGGCCTGCCGCCGATCGAGCGTGA
- a CDS encoding aminotransferase class I/II-fold pyridoxal phosphate-dependent enzyme, whose product MRDFALERYFSTWEFAARYHMTASDMESLSLPDLLAMASPEDREAFETQWLGYSETFGLAELRATIAATYDTATADDILCFAGAEEGVYTAMRVLLDADSHAIVAVPNYQAAETVPLDICAVTGVPLDADDGWSLDIDRVAQAIRPNTKVVSINFPNNPTGAILDRERFDALVELCRTHGLYLFSDEVYRLVERDPALRLPQAADVYERGLSLHVMSKVYGLPGLRIGWIMTKDSGVRQRMERYKHYLSICNSGPSEWLALIALKARDRILARNRALVDANAAKLDAFFGEYPDLFEWRRSDGGCVGYPRYLGAGSADEFCEDLVDRAGILLLPPKVYRSELIDTPQDRFRIGFGRAGIDEGLAAFRAYLNSNRKS is encoded by the coding sequence ATGCGCGATTTTGCTCTCGAGCGTTATTTCTCGACCTGGGAGTTCGCCGCGCGCTACCACATGACCGCCTCGGACATGGAGAGCCTGAGCCTCCCCGACCTGCTGGCGATGGCGTCGCCGGAGGATCGCGAGGCGTTCGAGACCCAGTGGCTCGGCTATTCGGAGACCTTTGGGCTGGCCGAACTGCGAGCCACGATCGCCGCCACCTACGACACCGCGACGGCGGACGACATATTGTGCTTCGCCGGCGCCGAAGAAGGCGTCTATACCGCGATGCGCGTGCTGCTCGACGCCGACAGCCACGCCATCGTCGCGGTGCCCAACTATCAAGCGGCGGAGACCGTGCCGCTCGATATCTGCGCCGTCACCGGGGTGCCGCTCGACGCCGACGACGGCTGGTCGCTCGACATCGACCGGGTGGCCCAGGCGATCCGCCCCAACACCAAGGTCGTTTCGATCAACTTCCCCAACAACCCGACCGGCGCCATCCTCGACCGCGAGCGCTTCGATGCGCTCGTCGAGCTGTGCCGGACCCACGGCCTCTATCTGTTCAGCGATGAAGTCTACCGGCTGGTCGAGCGCGACCCGGCCCTGCGCCTGCCACAAGCGGCGGACGTCTATGAGCGCGGCCTGTCGCTCCACGTCATGTCCAAGGTCTACGGCCTGCCGGGCCTGCGCATCGGCTGGATCATGACCAAGGATTCCGGTGTGCGGCAACGGATGGAGCGCTACAAGCACTATCTATCGATCTGCAACTCGGGGCCGAGCGAGTGGCTGGCACTGATCGCGCTCAAGGCGCGCGACCGGATCCTCGCCCGCAACCGGGCGCTCGTCGACGCCAATGCGGCGAAGCTCGACGCCTTCTTCGGCGAGTACCCCGACCTCTTCGAATGGCGCCGGTCCGACGGCGGCTGCGTCGGCTACCCCCGTTATCTCGGTGCCGGCAGCGCCGACGAATTCTGCGAGGACCTGGTCGACCGCGCCGGCATCCTGTTGCTGCCGCCCAAGGTCTACCGCTCGGAGCTCATCGATACGCCCCAGGACCGGTTCCGCATCGGATTCGGCCGTGCCGGAATCGACGAAGGCCTGGCCGCCTTTCGCGCCTATTTGAACTCGAACCGAAAATCGTAG
- a CDS encoding EamA family transporter: MERITPVDYLLLLSLGLIWGAQFLFIEIAIAAVPPALVAAARIVVGAAVITLLARILAGRLHGIDAAALPPGLRPWVHFSLIGLFEATIPFFLMAWGQQHIHSSIAAILLGTVPLFTLALSALFVPGEGLRLASVIGVLLGFAGVAILIGPEAFSGFVADIAGELALLGASLSFAIAYVLIKLLPPMPLMTKARNLLWCASIQIVIVALIVDDRWDFTLTADALLAILALGALCSGIVFIPFVALINRAGPTFASLNNALIPPIGLLLGVVFLGEPLTWQALLAMAVIVLGLAAMAVPRRQIDA, from the coding sequence ATGGAACGGATTACGCCGGTCGACTATCTGCTGCTGCTCAGTCTCGGCCTCATCTGGGGCGCGCAATTCCTGTTCATCGAGATCGCCATCGCCGCCGTGCCGCCGGCCTTGGTCGCGGCCGCGCGCATCGTCGTCGGCGCAGCGGTGATAACTCTGCTGGCGCGGATCCTTGCCGGCCGGCTGCACGGGATCGACGCCGCTGCGTTACCGCCCGGCCTCCGTCCTTGGGTCCACTTTTCTCTGATTGGGTTGTTCGAGGCGACGATCCCGTTCTTCCTCATGGCCTGGGGCCAGCAGCACATCCACAGCAGCATCGCTGCCATCCTGCTCGGCACGGTGCCGCTTTTCACTCTCGCCCTGTCGGCGCTTTTCGTGCCCGGCGAAGGCCTGCGGCTGGCCAGCGTGATCGGCGTGTTGCTGGGCTTCGCCGGTGTCGCCATCCTGATCGGTCCGGAAGCATTCAGCGGGTTCGTCGCGGACATTGCGGGGGAGCTTGCGCTCCTCGGTGCCTCGCTCAGTTTCGCCATCGCCTACGTGCTGATCAAGCTGTTGCCGCCGATGCCATTGATGACCAAGGCGCGCAATTTGCTGTGGTGCGCCTCGATCCAGATCGTCATCGTGGCCCTGATCGTCGACGATCGCTGGGACTTCACCCTGACCGCGGACGCGCTGCTCGCCATCCTCGCCCTCGGCGCGCTGTGCTCGGGGATCGTGTTCATCCCCTTCGTCGCGCTGATCAATCGCGCCGGGCCGACCTTCGCCTCGCTCAACAACGCCTTGATCCCGCCGATCGGTTTGCTGCTGGGCGTGGTCTTTCTCGGCGAGCCCTTGACTTGGCAGGCCCTCCTGGCGATGGCGGTGATCGTCCTTGGCCTCGCCGCGATGGCCGTACCGCGTCGTCAAATCGACGCATAG
- a CDS encoding Ldh family oxidoreductase, producing MAAVTVAVPDLEALVGAILAGAGFADDTAAVIAAHLVGAEARGVASHGVARLVPYLAAVREGELDPRARPRLVRSEGAVIEVDGGLGLGIAAMEFALDALMPVARNHGVAAAGIIECGHTGRVGAYAERGAREGFFVQCFGGGGRRKFPRVVPHGGVGPIMNTNPYALAAPAGDGDPVVADFATSAIAMGKVHVANARGCALPDGVAVDRDGGPTTSASLVGAGNGYLLPAAGPKGSGLGVVAELVAEAMMGRAYEHNWIMIALRADAFRPIEDYRRDALAFVDELHAVPPAPGFEKVLAPGEPEHIKALGAARDGIVLDDEVRSRVADAARSVGVAVDFPAK from the coding sequence ATGGCCGCCGTTACCGTCGCCGTTCCGGATCTTGAAGCGCTGGTCGGCGCGATCCTCGCCGGCGCCGGCTTCGCCGACGATACCGCCGCCGTGATCGCGGCCCATCTGGTCGGTGCCGAGGCGCGGGGCGTGGCCTCCCACGGCGTGGCCCGGCTCGTTCCGTACCTGGCCGCCGTCCGTGAAGGCGAGCTCGATCCCCGGGCGCGGCCGCGATTGGTCAGGAGCGAGGGTGCCGTCATCGAGGTCGACGGCGGTCTCGGTCTCGGCATCGCGGCCATGGAATTCGCGCTCGACGCCCTAATGCCGGTGGCCAGAAATCACGGCGTCGCGGCTGCCGGAATCATCGAATGCGGCCACACCGGCCGGGTCGGCGCCTATGCCGAGCGGGGCGCACGGGAGGGCTTCTTTGTTCAATGCTTCGGCGGTGGCGGCCGGCGCAAGTTTCCCCGCGTCGTGCCCCACGGCGGCGTCGGCCCGATCATGAACACCAATCCGTATGCCCTGGCAGCGCCGGCCGGCGACGGCGACCCCGTGGTCGCAGATTTCGCGACCTCGGCGATTGCCATGGGCAAGGTTCACGTCGCCAATGCACGAGGCTGCGCGCTTCCGGATGGCGTTGCCGTCGACCGTGACGGTGGTCCGACGACCTCGGCAAGTCTGGTCGGTGCCGGCAATGGCTACTTGCTGCCGGCCGCCGGGCCCAAGGGCAGCGGCCTCGGCGTCGTCGCCGAGCTTGTCGCCGAGGCCATGATGGGGCGCGCCTACGAACACAATTGGATCATGATCGCTTTGCGCGCCGACGCCTTTCGGCCGATCGAAGACTACCGCCGCGACGCCTTGGCCTTCGTCGACGAGCTCCACGCCGTGCCGCCGGCACCCGGATTCGAGAAGGTGCTGGCGCCCGGCGAGCCGGAACACATTAAGGCGCTTGGCGCCGCCCGCGACGGGATCGTCCTCGACGACGAGGTCCGGTCACGGGTCGCGGACGCGGCTCGCTCGGTCGGTGTCGCGGTCGATTTTCCCGCCAAATGA